The stretch of DNA ATATGTCGAATAATGGCCTTGGTTGATGGATCGGTATCCTCGCGCGATTGTGTATAGGCAATAACGTCGTGCACGATGTCATCGCGACTACGCGCAAATGCTGGCGCACTATAAACCGCACTATCAATTTGCGTTAAAATCCACGGGTTATGATAGGCCGCACGGCCCAGCATAAAACCGTCAAGGCCTTGGGTTTGATTGAGCGCATCGTCTATCTCTGTCAGGCCGCCGTTCAGGACAATCTCAAGTTTTGGAAAGCGCGCTTTCATATCGCGTACCAAGTCATAATCGAGCGGCGGCACATCCCGGTTTTCTTTTGGGCTTAACCCTTGAAGCCATGCTTTGCGCGCATGAATTATAAAGTGTTTGCATCCAGCAGCCGCCACAGTCTCTATGAAATGCGGGAGCGTTGTCGCGACGTCTTGGTCATCGACGCCTAGCCTGCATTTGACCGTCACAGGGACATCACTTGCGTCTGCCATGGCGCGGTAACAGTCCGCCACAAGCGGTGCATCATTCATCAAACACGCGCCAAACGCCCCGGACTGCACGCGGTCAGATGGGCAACCAATATTTATGTTAATCTCGTCATACCCGTAGCTCGCTCCGATCTCTGTGGCGCGGGCGAGTTTAGAGGAATCCGATCCGCCAATCTGAAGCGCCACGGGGTGCTCGCTATCATCAAAACCGAGTAACCGATCTCGCGAGCCATGAATGACCGCATCAGCCACCACCATTTCCGTATAAAGACGCGCATGGCGACTGAGCCGCCGGTGAAACCAACGGCAATGGCGGTCCGTCCAATCCATCATGGGCGCCACACTTACTGTAAACTCTTGATTTTGCTTCATTTTTTGTTATACTTCAAACACTTAGAAAGGACGCGTGTGCACTCAAATTCACTGGAAATCACCCCGATTCTCTGTGTTACTGCACACAAATTGCACACGATATGGCAACTATAGTAAAACTTAAATCAGGCAACTACCGCGTACAGATTAGACGCAAGGGCCAGTATGCGTCAAAAACCTTTTCAAAAAAAGTCTGATGCTGTCTCTTGGTCATTTGAAGCTGATCGAAGAACTGAAACAGGACGAGGAATAATAGCACCTAAAGTTAGTGGATTTAGTACATTTGGGCAACTCATCGACTTACATATCGCAGATATGATTGAGGTCGATAAACCATTAGGAAGATCCAAAGATTTTGCTCTCCGTACTCTTCACAAGCATCTTGGGAGAGTTCGCATCCCTCACCTCACTCGAGCAAAAGTTATAGAATATGGCAGACTTCGGGCCAAGGAAGGTGCAGGCCCTGCAACCCTATCAGCAGACATATCCTATGTTCACACAATTATCACCCACGCTGCCGCTGTGCACGGTGTCAACATATCTACAGAGCAAGTAGATTTGGCCAGAGTCGCGTTAAGACGGTTAGGCCTGATTGGTCGGTCGAACGAACGAGACAGACGCCCTACTCAATCAGAGCTAGATAGGCTTATTAGCTATTTCGAGAACTTTGCCAAAACTGATATGCCTATCGCTAGGATAATCAAATTTGCTGTAGCGACCGGTATGCGACAAGGCGAGATATGTAGAATAAATTGGGAGGACGTTGATGCCAGGACGCGATGTGTCGTTTTGCGCGATAGAAAAGACCCAAGGAATAAACAAGGCAATGACCAACGGGTCCCAATGATTAATCTTACAGGGTATGACGCATGGGCATTACTTGAGGAACAAAGGTTTCACTCAAGCGTAACAGGACGAATTTTTCCTTAAAGGCCGGTCTGTTGGAAGTGCATATAGAAAAGGTCGAAATAAGTTGGGTATCGAAGATCTTAAGTTCCATGATTTTCGGCATGAAGCGACCAGCAGATTGTTTGAGGCCGGACTAAGCATTGAAAAAGTAGCGCTTGTTACAGGTCATAAAGACTGGAAAATGCTAAAACGTTACACTCACCTCGACCCTGCCGTCGTTTTTGCCGAATATAGGCCACCAGAGCCAAGTCACCTATCATCTGTAAGGCCCATATAAAAAGAACCGCCAAAGCAGCTCATATGATTCATTTATTTGTATTCCGATTCAATCAAGCAAAAAGACTATACGTATCCATATCAGGTTCTTGCATGATTTGTTTGGTTAAGCCCGACCATCTAGCCAACTCATCAATATGGTAAAGCACTCGTCGTCCGTGTTTATGAAAGCAAGGACCCTTTCCAGCACATCTCATGTTGTTCAAAGTACGTGGATTTAAACGCAAATACTCTGCAGCCTCTTCTACTGTCTTATACGGACTATCAATTTTACTTTCTTGCCTCTTCTGCTGAGGTAAGCCATCAAGTTCTCTTTCCATATCTTAGCTCCTGTTTCATTCGATGATGCGCACTAACGTGCGCATCATATCAATTTGTACTAGTTTGATTTAGGCCGCGACCAAACCAAGTCTGCCCCGTCTTCACGATCAAGGAGCGCTGCGTTAAACGGTTTATACATTTCTGGGCCGTCAAACTTGATGCTAACGTAATCCACCGGCTCTTTGTCATCGTCTGGTTCAGATGTCTCATTCCATCCGACACCGAGATCACAACGGCCGGATTTGACGAAGTAATCCGGGCTATTCTCAGATTTCTTCTTTTCATTGGGAACAATGCGTACCTTTCGGCTCGTCATCATGGTGACTATCGTGCCTTGATAGCCGCCTTTTTCCATGGGTTTAAATGTACCTATATTAGCCATATCGAAGTCCTTTCAAAATTGGCGTTAATCGAAACAGTTAAGCCAGCTCGCGCTTAGCCTTCTTAAATCCAGTATCGCTGGCTAAGAAGCCGGCAAGCATGGACGGGATGAGCGCGCCAATGGACTGTTTCTCTCCATAGGCCTTCTCATAAATGGCGGCATAAGCCTCCAAATCTGCATTGAGTTCGTGCGGCAGCGTCACCGGAACTTTGACGGGTTTGTGCTGCTGCAATTTTGGTAACTTAAGGTTCGGCTTATCAGCCATAGCTATCCTCCATAGGGTTTAAGAATGAGATCACGGCTGACGATGACGTTAAACCGCCATCCCTGCCGTATTTTGAGTGTGGGCTGCACATTGAGGTTACGGTCAATGATGCGCTGCCCTGCTATATTAGCCGTGTCCTGGCCTGCATTTTGAAGTGCGCGCGTAAGGCGGTCGCCGTCATCACTGGCAAGCTCTGACCCTATTGATAATAATGACGAAAGCGCAGCCCCTTTAATGAACTGCCATGTATGTCGATCCACCTTGTCCTTGAGGCCTGCAAAACCTTGGGCATCGGACCCTGGTAAATTATCAAGCTGAATGCTGTCACCATTGGGCAGAATAAGCCGCGTCCAAACGACAAGCGCCCTGCTCTGCCCGAACGCAATAACGCTATCGTAACGCCCCATAAGACGAGATCCCTGCGGTATTAATAAATGCTGCCCTGTTACGGTATCAAAGACGTTTTCGGTGACTTGGCCGATAACCTGTCCCGGCAAGTCAGAATTAAGCCCTGTGACCAATGAAGCCGGAATAAGATTACCCGCCATGACCTGATAAGGTGAGCGTGGCGAGACGAGTCCGTGACTATTGTAAATCTCGTCATTCTCGCGGTCTATGAATGCTTGTTTCAAATGAGCCAGCCCATCGAATTCAATGATCAAGTCGCCAGAGTTAGCCCCTTAAGCGAATAGCGTGCCATTGAATATGATCTGCTAAGAAAGTTGAGATAAAATAATAACTATGGTCGTATTCGGCGTGACTGCGTAAAGTTAAATCAATATCTGTGTCCTGACAGACGGCTTTTAAAGCATCCGGCTTTAATTGCTCCGATAAAAACTGATCACCTAGACCTTGATCAACAAGTAGTGCCTTTGGACGCGCCCCATCTTCTATTAAAGCGCAACTATCATATTCACGCCATTTTGCCCTATCCGAGCCAAGATAGCTCGAAAAGGCCTTTTCTCCCCAAGGGCAATTCATCGGGTTAACAATCGGAGCAAAGGCAGAAATTGACTTAAATCTGCTAGGATTTCGCAGGCCTATCGTTAAGGCTCCATGGCCTCCCATTGAGTGTCCTGTTATAGCTTGTCGTGACATGTCAGCGGGAAAATGTTCTGAGATGAGCTTTGGAAGTTCATCTTCAATATATGTTTTCATTTGAAAATTCTTAGCCCAGGGCCCCTGTGTGGCATTTAAATAAAACCCGGCGCCTTGGCCAAAATCATAGGCTGCATCATCTGGGACACCATCGCCTCTCGGGGATGTGTCCGGCGCAATGAATATGATGCCATGCTCCGCACATGCAGCGCGAAATTCACCTTTTTCAGTCACATTGGCATGTGTGCAGGTTAGGCCTGACAGGTATCATAAAACAGGAAATGGACCTTTGCCGGGTGGGACAAATACGGAAAAAGTCATGTCAGTAGATGTACTCGAAGATGGATGTGAATAAACGCCTTGGATGCCTCCGTGCGACCTAGCTGTGGAAACCGTTTTCACTAATACACCACAACGCTTCTTATAGATTTACCTGCGTGCATAAGATCGAAAGCCTTATTGATATCTTCAAGGCTTAAAGTGTGGGTTATCATCGGATCGATCTCTATTTTGCCGTTCATATACCAATCGACAATTTTAGGAACGTCGGTGCGCCCCTTAGCGCCTCCAAAGGCGGTGCCTTTCCAAACCCGTCCTGTGACAAGCTGAAAAGGGCGTGTGGCAATTTCTTTGCCGGCTTCAGCAACACCGATTACAACAGAGACGCCCCAGCCTCTATGACAGGCTTCAAGGGCTTGACGCATGACGATTGTATTCCCTGTGCAGTCAAAGGTAAAATCAGCACCACCCTCCGTGAGTTTGACAAGTTCATCAACAACATCGCCCTTGAGTTCTTTAGGATTGACAAAATCTGTCATGCCAAATTTGCGGCCCCAAGCTTCTTTCTCTGCGTTTATATCAACACCAATAATTTTGCTTGCTCCGACCATACGCGCGGCTTGCAGTACATTCAGGCCAATTCCGCCAAGCCCAAAAACAACAACATTATCACCCGCTTGAACTTTTGCCGTATTGGTAACAGCGCCGATACCGGTCGTGACCCCGCACCCTATATAGCAGCTTTTATCAAAGGGGGCATCCTCACGAATTTTAGCAACCGCAATTTCAGGCAACACCGTGAAATTAGAAAATGT from Fretibacter rubidus encodes:
- a CDS encoding TrbI/VirB10 family protein → MKQAFIDRENDEIYNSHGLVSPRSPYQVMAGNLIPASLVTGLNSDLPGQVIGQVTENVFDTVTGQHLLIPQGSRLMGRYDSVIAFGQSRALVVWTRLILPNGDSIQLDNLPGSDAQGFAGLKDKVDRHTWQFIKGAALSSLLSIGSELASDDGDRLTRALQNAGQDTANIAGQRIIDRNLNVQPTLKIRQGWRFNVIVSRDLILKPYGG
- a CDS encoding tyrosine-type recombinase/integrase — translated: MGIEDLKFHDFRHEATSRLFEAGLSIEKVALVTGHKDWKMLKRYTHLDPAVVFAEYRPPEPSHLSSVRPI
- a CDS encoding helix-turn-helix domain-containing protein, coding for MERELDGLPQQKRQESKIDSPYKTVEEAAEYLRLNPRTLNNMRCAGKGPCFHKHGRRVLYHIDELARWSGLTKQIMQEPDMDTYSLFA
- the dusA gene encoding tRNA dihydrouridine(20/20a) synthase DusA, coding for MKQNQEFTVSVAPMMDWTDRHCRWFHRRLSRHARLYTEMVVADAVIHGSRDRLLGFDDSEHPVALQIGGSDSSKLARATEIGASYGYDEININIGCPSDRVQSGAFGACLMNDAPLVADCYRAMADASDVPVTVKCRLGVDDQDVATTLPHFIETVAAAGCKHFIIHARKAWLQGLSPKENRDVPPLDYDLVRDMKARFPKLEIVLNGGLTEIDDALNQTQGLDGFMLGRAAYHNPWILTQIDSAVYSAPAFARSRDDIVHDVIAYTQSREDTDPSTKAIIRHIMGIYAGQPGARLFRRRLSEGLSQKLLPSQVIENALHTMQSRKADAA
- a CDS encoding DUF736 domain-containing protein produces the protein MANIGTFKPMEKGGYQGTIVTMMTSRKVRIVPNEKKKSENSPDYFVKSGRCDLGVGWNETSEPDDDKEPVDYVSIKFDGPEMYKPFNAALLDREDGADLVWSRPKSN
- a CDS encoding DUF2274 domain-containing protein, whose amino-acid sequence is MADKPNLKLPKLQQHKPVKVPVTLPHELNADLEAYAAIYEKAYGEKQSIGALIPSMLAGFLASDTGFKKAKRELA
- a CDS encoding S-(hydroxymethyl)glutathione dehydrogenase/class III alcohol dehydrogenase, whose product is MKTRAAVAFEAKKPLEIVELDLEGPKTGEVLVEIMATGICHTDAYTLDGLDSEGLFPSVLGHEGAGIVREVGPGVSSVKPGDHVIPLYTPECRQCKSCLSGKTNLCTAIRATQGKGLMPDGTSRFSYKGETIYHYMGCSTFSNFTVLPEIAVAKIREDAPFDKSCYIGCGVTTGIGAVTNTAKVQAGDNVVVFGLGGIGLNVLQAARMVGASKIIGVDINAEKEAWGRKFGMTDFVNPKELKGDVVDELVKLTEGGADFTFDCTGNTIVMRQALEACHRGWGVSVVIGVAEAGKEIATRPFQLVTGRVWKGTAFGGAKGRTDVPKIVDWYMNGKIEIDPMITHTLSLEDINKAFDLMHAGKSIRSVVVY
- a CDS encoding tyrosine-type recombinase/integrase, whose product is MRQKPFQKKSDAVSWSFEADRRTETGRGIIAPKVSGFSTFGQLIDLHIADMIEVDKPLGRSKDFALRTLHKHLGRVRIPHLTRAKVIEYGRLRAKEGAGPATLSADISYVHTIITHAAAVHGVNISTEQVDLARVALRRLGLIGRSNERDRRPTQSELDRLISYFENFAKTDMPIARIIKFAVATGMRQGEICRINWEDVDARTRCVVLRDRKDPRNKQGNDQRVPMINLTGYDAWALLEEQRFHSSVTGRIFP